In Mycobacterium gallinarum, a single window of DNA contains:
- a CDS encoding TetR/AcrR family transcriptional regulator: MPQHTASRGPGRPPAAKAAETRERIIGAAREVFSELGYDAATFQAIAIRAGLTRPAINHYFASKRVLWAQVVEQTDALVVSAGQARAKSETNLLNRLSAFFTAAIQADSEDRSAAAFLVTSVLESQRHPELSGDEHDSLRNSREFIAWAVDDAIKTGELTTDTDVSDLVEMLVAMMWGIGFYAGFVGGHDELSGVVKKFELLLANKLWQLSD; this comes from the coding sequence GCAACACACCGCGAGTAGGGGTCCGGGTCGCCCGCCTGCAGCGAAGGCCGCCGAAACGCGGGAGCGCATCATAGGAGCCGCGCGCGAGGTCTTCAGCGAACTTGGGTACGACGCCGCCACGTTTCAGGCGATCGCCATCCGCGCGGGTTTGACCCGTCCGGCGATCAACCACTACTTCGCGAGTAAGCGGGTGCTGTGGGCCCAGGTTGTCGAGCAAACAGATGCGCTCGTAGTTAGCGCGGGCCAGGCGCGCGCGAAGTCCGAAACGAACCTGCTGAATCGGTTGTCCGCGTTCTTCACCGCGGCGATCCAGGCCGATTCCGAAGACCGTTCGGCGGCAGCCTTTCTCGTGACCTCGGTGCTGGAGTCGCAGCGGCATCCGGAACTGAGCGGCGACGAGCACGATTCGTTGCGCAATTCACGCGAGTTCATCGCGTGGGCGGTCGACGACGCAATCAAGACAGGTGAGCTCACTACCGACACGGACGTCAGCGACCTCGTCGAGATGCTGGTCGCGATGATGTGGGGTATCGGGTTCTACGCGGGATTCGTCGGCGGTCACGACGAGCTCTCCGGGGTCGTGAAGAAGTTCGAGCTGCTGCTCGCCAACAAGCTCTGGCAACTGAGCGACTGA
- a CDS encoding class I SAM-dependent methyltransferase, which yields MGSLRTHDDTWDIATSVGSTAVMVAAARAGETAKADPLIRDPYAEMLVDGVGPGVWDIVRSEEFAAKVAEADAEVGAIFEHMGNYQAVRTHFFDAFFASATGGGDSTDAATAGIRQVVILASGLDSRAYRLDWPADTVVYEIDQPKVLEYKAARMAEHGVLPSAKRNAVAIDLRLDWPNALREAGFDADAPTAWLAEGLLMYLPAQAQDRLFEQITALSAPGSRVAAETVGHRSDDRRAEFREKFDRIAAQFGMQDAPDVAELMYNDPDRADVAEWLSAHGWQASSVTSADEMRRLDRWVLPPEQSDEPAFSSFVTGEKSG from the coding sequence ATGGGCTCATTGCGCACGCACGACGACACCTGGGATATCGCGACCAGCGTCGGGTCGACGGCAGTCATGGTGGCGGCGGCCCGAGCCGGTGAGACCGCCAAGGCCGATCCCCTGATCCGCGATCCCTATGCCGAGATGCTGGTCGACGGCGTCGGCCCGGGCGTATGGGACATCGTGCGCAGCGAGGAGTTCGCCGCCAAGGTCGCCGAGGCCGATGCCGAGGTCGGCGCGATCTTCGAGCACATGGGCAACTACCAGGCCGTGCGCACCCACTTCTTCGATGCGTTCTTCGCTTCCGCCACCGGAGGTGGCGATTCCACAGACGCCGCGACCGCAGGCATCCGCCAGGTCGTGATCCTGGCGTCGGGCCTGGACTCGCGGGCCTATCGGCTGGACTGGCCGGCCGACACCGTCGTCTACGAGATCGACCAGCCCAAGGTCCTCGAGTACAAGGCCGCGAGAATGGCTGAGCACGGCGTGCTGCCGTCGGCCAAGCGCAATGCGGTGGCCATCGACCTTCGGCTGGATTGGCCGAATGCCTTGCGCGAAGCCGGGTTCGATGCCGATGCTCCGACCGCATGGCTGGCCGAGGGCCTGTTGATGTACCTGCCTGCGCAAGCCCAGGACCGGTTGTTCGAGCAGATCACCGCGCTCAGTGCCCCTGGCAGCCGCGTGGCCGCAGAGACCGTCGGCCACCGATCCGACGACCGGCGGGCCGAGTTCCGGGAGAAGTTCGATCGCATCGCCGCGCAGTTCGGGATGCAGGACGCGCCCGACGTCGCCGAGCTGATGTACAACGACCCCGACCGCGCTGACGTGGCCGAGTGGCTCAGCGCGCACGGATGGCAGGCATCTTCTGTGACCTCTGCCGACGAGATGCGCCGGCTCGACCGGTGGGTGTTGCCGCCCGAGCAATCCGATGAACCCGCCTTCTCGTCGTTCGTCACCGGCGAGAAGTCGGGCTGA